A genomic stretch from Spiroplasma endosymbiont of Clivina fossor includes:
- a CDS encoding HPr family phosphocarrier protein gives MSSFKAKITDPIGMHARPAAIVVKEASKYQSTIKIKVNDREGNLKSIMNIMALGVKTGTEVEIEAIGTDADIAIAGIEKAMKDNKLI, from the coding sequence ATGTCATCATTTAAAGCTAAAATTACTGATCCAATAGGGATGCATGCGCGTCCTGCTGCGATTGTTGTTAAAGAAGCTTCAAAATATCAGTCTACTATTAAAATTAAAGTTAATGATCGTGAAGGAAATTTAAAGTCAATTATGAATATTATGGCTTTAGGAGTTAAAACCGGAACAGAAGTAGAAATTGAAGCAATTGGTACAGATGCTGATATTGCAATTGCTGGCATTGAAAAAGCCATGAAAGATAATAAATTGATTTAA
- a CDS encoding IS1/IS1595 family N-terminal zinc-binding domain-containing protein has product MEKIIQELVNTLTDDQFLEFYEKVKQQAELIKKQKRLNEIDQKFRAQGIKCPKCESYHCVKNGHNSEGKQKYLCKNCRASFDAFRNHFIYWSHLNYEQWNLLIQISLLGQSSKTISRFIKTTLKTAWYNRQKLMKSKQLENTQLKFKKLSGKIQIDETFIKEIHKGNFKYKTDPRRIHLDPFATNTKCCIQMAIDNNNNIYVNSTNTKRLQKQWIIENMNKELINENSIITSDMQKLYFLVAKQTNSTLCVTKTTINPEASYRNLNKISKLQSSLKEALIHYHGLGFTNIQNYLNLWKWKYQHKGLTPNQQTTVLYFNV; this is encoded by the coding sequence ATGGAAAAAATAATTCAAGAACTAGTAAATACTTTAACAGATGATCAATTTTTAGAATTTTATGAAAAAGTCAAACAACAAGCAGAATTAATAAAAAAACAAAAACGTTTAAATGAAATTGATCAAAAATTTAGAGCGCAAGGTATTAAATGCCCTAAATGTGAATCTTACCATTGCGTTAAAAATGGACATAATTCAGAAGGAAAACAAAAATATTTATGTAAAAATTGCCGTGCAAGTTTTGACGCTTTTCGTAATCATTTTATTTATTGAAGTCATTTAAATTATGAACAATGAAATTTATTGATTCAAATTTCATTGCTGGGGCAATCTAGTAAAACAATTTCTCGTTTTATTAAAACTACATTAAAAACTGCTTGATATAATCGTCAAAAATTAATGAAATCAAAACAATTAGAAAATACCCAATTAAAATTTAAAAAATTATCTGGTAAAATCCAAATCGATGAAACATTTATTAAAGAAATCCATAAAGGAAATTTCAAATATAAAACTGATCCACGAAGAATTCACCTTGACCCATTCGCAACTAATACTAAATGCTGTATTCAAATGGCAATTGATAATAATAACAATATTTATGTTAACTCCACAAACACCAAACGTTTACAAAAACAATGAATTATTGAAAATATGAACAAAGAATTAATTAACGAAAATTCAATTATTACTTCTGATATGCAAAAATTATATTTTTTAGTAGCAAAACAAACAAATTCTACTTTATGTGTAACTAAAACAACAATTAATCCTGAAGCTAGTTATCGTAACTTAAATAAAATCAGTAAATTACAATCTAGTCTTAAAGAAGCCTTAATTCATTATCATGGTTTAGGTTTTACTAATATTCAAAATTATTTAAATCTCTGAAAATGAAAATATCAACATAAGGGTTTAACTCCAAACCAACAAACAACGGTATTATATTTTAATGTATAA
- a CDS encoding transposase family protein gives MKTQVIIEKDSKKIISSDFSYGKNHDFKILKDSKIKFLPETTVLVDLGYQGIQKINHNVLIPKRKSKKNPLNKEEKQNNERISKMRIVIENVFAILKKFKIISEKYRNRRKRFALRFNLIASIYNLQLLV, from the coding sequence ATAAAAACACAAGTTATAATTGAAAAAGATAGTAAAAAAATTATTAGTTCTGATTTTTCTTATGGTAAAAACCATGACTTTAAAATTTTAAAAGATTCAAAAATTAAATTTTTACCAGAAACAACTGTTTTAGTGGATTTAGGTTATCAAGGCATACAAAAAATTAATCATAATGTTTTAATTCCTAAAAGAAAATCAAAGAAAAACCCTTTAAATAAAGAAGAAAAGCAAAATAATGAGCGAATTTCAAAAATGAGAATTGTTATTGAAAATGTTTTTGCTATACTTAAAAAATTTAAAATTATTAGTGAAAAATATCGAAATCGTAGAAAAAGATTTGCTTTAAGATTTAATTTAATAGCTTCAATTTATAATTTACAACTATTAGTTTAA
- a CDS encoding IS1/IS1595 family N-terminal zinc-binding domain-containing protein translates to MEKIIQELVNTLTDDQFLEFYEKVKQQAELIKKQKRLNEINQKFRAQGIKCPKCESYHCVKNGHNSEGKQKYLCKNCRASFDAFRNHFIYWSHLNYEQWNLLIQISLLGQSSKTISRFIKTTLKTAWYNRQKLMKSKQLENTQLKFKKLSGKIQIDETFIKEIHKGNFKYKTDPRRIHLDPFATNTKCCIQMAIDNNNNIYVKSTNTKRLQKQWVIENMNKELINENSIITSDMQKLYFLVAKQTNSTLCVTKTTINPEASYRNLNKISKLQSSLKEALIHYHGLGFTNIQNYLNFWKWKYQHKGLTPNQQTAVLYFNV, encoded by the coding sequence ATGGAAAAAATAATTCAAGAACTAGTAAATACTTTAACAGATGATCAATTTTTAGAATTTTATGAAAAAGTCAAACAACAAGCAGAATTAATAAAAAAACAAAAACGGTTAAATGAAATTAATCAAAAATTTAGAGCGCAAGGTATTAAATGCCCTAAATGTGAATCTTACCATTGCGTTAAAAATGGACATAATTCAGAAGGAAAACAAAAATATTTATGTAAAAATTGCCGTGCAAGTTTTGACGCTTTTCGTAATCATTTTATTTATTGAAGTCATTTAAATTATGAACAATGAAATTTATTGATTCAAATTTCATTGCTGGGGCAATCTAGTAAAACAATTTCTCGTTTTATTAAAACTACATTAAAAACTGCTTGATATAATCGTCAAAAATTAATGAAATCAAAACAATTAGAAAATACCCAATTAAAATTTAAAAAATTATCTGGTAAAATCCAAATCGATGAAACATTTATTAAAGAAATCCATAAAGGAAATTTCAAATATAAAACTGATCCACGAAGAATTCACCTTGACCCATTCGCAACTAATACTAAATGCTGTATTCAAATGGCAATTGATAATAATAACAATATTTATGTTAAATCCACAAACACCAAACGTTTACAAAAACAATGAGTTATTGAAAATATGAACAAAGAATTAATTAACGAAAATTCAATTATTACTTCTGATATGCAAAAATTATATTTTTTAGTAGCAAAACAAACAAATTCTACTTTATGTGTAACTAAAACAACAATTAATCCTGAAGCTAGTTATCGTAACTTAAATAAAATCAGTAAATTACAATCTAGTCTTAAAGAAGCCTTAATTCATTATCATGGTTTAGGTTTTACTAATATTCAAAATTATTTAAATTTCTGAAAATGAAAATACCAACATAAGGGTTTAACTCCAAACCAACAAACAGCGGTATTATATTTTAATGTATAA
- a CDS encoding transposase family protein: MKFKKNNQISDKNFLRLTGIKHTTFNKMLEILKIEELKKRFRRGRTNKLSLENRILMTLEYWREYRTYFHIAKSYDISESSCYRNIKWIEDTLIKHPNFQQLTGQKSLLKDYFKDKTVIIDVTESQIQRPKKDKNSTTQEKRKNTQ; encoded by the coding sequence ATGAAATTTAAAAAAAATAATCAAATAAGTGATAAAAATTTTTTAAGATTAACTGGTATTAAACATACTACTTTTAATAAAATGCTAGAAATTTTAAAAATAGAAGAATTAAAAAAGAGATTTCGTCGCGGAAGAACCAATAAATTATCATTAGAAAATCGTATTTTAATGACTTTAGAATATTGAAGAGAATATAGAACTTATTTTCATATTGCAAAAAGTTATGATATTAGTGAAAGTAGTTGTTATAGAAATATCAAATGAATTGAAGACACTTTAATAAAACACCCTAATTTTCAACAACTTACTGGTCAAAAATCACTATTAAAAGATTATTTCAAAGATAAGACTGTTATAATTGATGTAACTGAAAGCCAAATCCAACGCCCAAAAAAAGACAAAAACAGCACTACTCAGGAAAAAAGAAAAAACACACAATAA